The sequence CATCTGGAACACATTGCCATTGAGCTTCAGGCCGGAACCTTTCCGTTTTCAGGGGAGGATGAAGACATCCACATGGCCATCGAGCGCCGCCTGACGGAGCTCACCGGCGGTATTGGAGCCAAAATTCACACCGGCCGCAGCCGAAATGATCAGGTGATGACCGACGTGTTTTTGTATCTGAAAGAAAAAAATCAGGAGGCCGGAAAGTGG comes from Calditrichota bacterium and encodes:
- a CDS encoding argininosuccinate lyase encodes the protein MKSSKMWDGRFSQKTDPEMEAFSQSLSFDRRLAVYDVRVNQAYAKALEKIGIFSKEELSKILSHLEHIAIELQAGTFPFSGEDEDIHMAIERRLTELTGGIGAKIHTGRSRNDQVMTDVFLYLKEKNQEAGKW